One genomic window of Saccopteryx bilineata isolate mSacBil1 chromosome 4, mSacBil1_pri_phased_curated, whole genome shotgun sequence includes the following:
- the LOC136336407 gene encoding uroplakin-3b-like protein 1 isoform X1 — protein MPEEASPSPAQTKELRGSGCCRQTLGQTVEGLSHGAQWRTVWAADATIAAADLPEARDRPGPLERRNTALKAPREKLGVLRASFPGLCPSQGDLAPERISYVPQLASGTLAGTLTQSTFTLEQPRGQFGLLNISDFDPIWLVVAYSNASQNVTIPQRVEDIPVPADFPERGYYLTLMANRALYPSSQPGNQLRVLRVGNDTSCFPTSRGCNHPLPGPGPYRVKFLVMSDRGPVAETEWSSDIRLQQAEALQATPGLQSTGSVVIIAILSVLLAVLLTALLVLLIYTCYDTCESTPISGTGASVSMRRYNTHHMFSPRAVRGS, from the exons ATGCCAGAAGAagcctcccccagcccagcccagacgAAGGAGCTTCGGGGCTCTGGATGCTGCAGACAGACCCTTGGACAAACAGTTGAAGGTTTGTCCCATGGGGCTCAGTGGAGGACAGTCTGGGCTGCTGATGCCACCATTGCTGCTGCTGATCTGCCTGAGGCCAGGGACAGGCCTGG GCCTCTAGAGAGGAGGAACACCGCTCTCAAGGCGCCCAGGGAGAAGTTAGGGGTTCTGCGTGCCTCCTTCCCTGGACTCTGCCCATCACAGGGAGACCTAG CTCCAGAACGCATCAGCTATGTGCCCCAGCTCGCAAGTGGCACTCTGGCGGGGACACTCACCCAGTCCACCTTCACACTGGAGCAGCCCCGGGGCCAGTTCGGCCTTCTCAACATCTCCGACTTTGACCCCATCTGGCTGGTGGTGGCCTACAGCAACG CCTCCCAGAATGTCACCATTCCACAAAGGGTGGAGGACATCCCAGTCCCTGCCGACTTCCCCGAGAGGGGCTACTACCTTACTCTGATGGCCAACCGGGCACTCTATCCGAGTAGCCAACCTGGCAACCAACTCCGGGTCCTTCGTGTGGGCAATGATACCAGCTGCTTCCCAACTTCAAGGGGCTGCAACCACCCTCTGCCAGGCCCGGGTCCCTACAG AGTGAAGTTCCTGGTGATGAGTGACAGAGGACCCGTGGCTGAGACAGAGTGGTCCAGTGACATCCGTCTGCAGCAAG CTGAGGCACTCCAGGCTACCCCTGGGCTCCAGAGCACGGGTTCAGTGGTCATCATCGCCATCCTGTCAGTCCTGCTGGCTGTCCTCCTCACCGCCCTTCTTGTCCTGCTCATTTATACCTG CTACGACACCTGTGAGAGCACCCCCATTTCTGGAACAGGGGCATCGGTGAGCATGAGAAGATATAACACCCACCACATGTTCAGCCCTCGAGCTGTGAGAGGCTCCTGA
- the LOC136336407 gene encoding uroplakin-3b-like protein 1 isoform X2 — protein sequence MGLSGGQSGLLMPPLLLLICLRPGTGLAPERISYVPQLASGTLAGTLTQSTFTLEQPRGQFGLLNISDFDPIWLVVAYSNASQNVTIPQRVEDIPVPADFPERGYYLTLMANRALYPSSQPGNQLRVLRVGNDTSCFPTSRGCNHPLPGPGPYRVKFLVMSDRGPVAETEWSSDIRLQQAEALQATPGLQSTGSVVIIAILSVLLAVLLTALLVLLIYTCYDTCESTPISGTGASVSMRRYNTHHMFSPRAVRGS from the exons ATGGGGCTCAGTGGAGGACAGTCTGGGCTGCTGATGCCACCATTGCTGCTGCTGATCTGCCTGAGGCCAGGGACAGGCCTGG CTCCAGAACGCATCAGCTATGTGCCCCAGCTCGCAAGTGGCACTCTGGCGGGGACACTCACCCAGTCCACCTTCACACTGGAGCAGCCCCGGGGCCAGTTCGGCCTTCTCAACATCTCCGACTTTGACCCCATCTGGCTGGTGGTGGCCTACAGCAACG CCTCCCAGAATGTCACCATTCCACAAAGGGTGGAGGACATCCCAGTCCCTGCCGACTTCCCCGAGAGGGGCTACTACCTTACTCTGATGGCCAACCGGGCACTCTATCCGAGTAGCCAACCTGGCAACCAACTCCGGGTCCTTCGTGTGGGCAATGATACCAGCTGCTTCCCAACTTCAAGGGGCTGCAACCACCCTCTGCCAGGCCCGGGTCCCTACAG AGTGAAGTTCCTGGTGATGAGTGACAGAGGACCCGTGGCTGAGACAGAGTGGTCCAGTGACATCCGTCTGCAGCAAG CTGAGGCACTCCAGGCTACCCCTGGGCTCCAGAGCACGGGTTCAGTGGTCATCATCGCCATCCTGTCAGTCCTGCTGGCTGTCCTCCTCACCGCCCTTCTTGTCCTGCTCATTTATACCTG CTACGACACCTGTGAGAGCACCCCCATTTCTGGAACAGGGGCATCGGTGAGCATGAGAAGATATAACACCCACCACATGTTCAGCCCTCGAGCTGTGAGAGGCTCCTGA